The following are encoded together in the Fibrobacter sp. UWB10 genome:
- a CDS encoding glycosyl hydrolase — protein sequence MNTYHFLTATALAFSTYSMAAAIRVEAESAVPADDHKLEITTDANASGGKYVEMGEGDLAFTVNMPSDGYYTLYVSYKLPTDRGSKTQNLTLNGSSAGQVTFGVSDDFKVLKAAGKIKLKKGENAIGIVHSWGWVGIDYIEITEFEATPWNISPKPVTPEPTESAQKLYNFLYTNFGKKVISGVMTERPFENDGNYTPQDFDTQTELSYINKASGKNVVLVGFDFLHASGKNSDQQWYQGYTHASLEMAKTVWKKGGIPQFNWHWKDPMHSVEAFYTFSSGNDPYTEFSIGLAYDTTTGKWKTDSDEYKAIMRDMEMIADSLLTLQKEGVAVLWRPLHEASGKWFWWGTDGAKACVALYKLMFDTFVNKKGLHNLIWVWTTDEAPDALDWYPGDEYVDVVGRDYYYYPRESNHASLISSFEKVKDMYGAKKIVTLSENGSVPYPDEMKADGANWSWFMPWYGDYAMEGWANDNNAESWKTVMNNEYTLTLEDMPGWDKYEMQTTIIATSKKAAPAIQLVGRDLQVNLNAGMAQVSIYDLQGIRVLAKKMSQNGTIALSRLARGPYLVKVLANGLTQNHKITLK from the coding sequence ATGAATACCTATCATTTTTTGACCGCAACAGCGCTCGCATTTTCGACCTACTCCATGGCCGCAGCCATTCGCGTTGAAGCCGAATCTGCCGTGCCCGCCGACGACCACAAACTTGAAATCACTACAGATGCAAACGCCTCGGGCGGCAAGTATGTGGAAATGGGCGAAGGCGACCTTGCATTCACCGTCAACATGCCTAGCGACGGCTACTACACGCTGTATGTGAGCTACAAGCTCCCCACCGATCGCGGCAGCAAGACCCAGAATCTGACTTTGAACGGAAGCTCCGCCGGTCAGGTGACCTTCGGAGTTTCCGATGATTTTAAGGTCCTCAAGGCGGCAGGTAAAATCAAGCTAAAAAAAGGTGAAAACGCAATCGGGATTGTCCATTCCTGGGGATGGGTCGGCATCGACTACATCGAAATCACCGAATTCGAAGCAACTCCTTGGAACATCAGTCCCAAGCCCGTCACTCCGGAACCTACCGAAAGCGCCCAGAAGCTCTACAACTTCTTGTACACGAACTTTGGCAAGAAAGTCATTAGCGGTGTAATGACCGAACGCCCCTTCGAAAACGACGGCAATTACACCCCGCAGGATTTTGACACCCAGACTGAACTCAGCTACATCAACAAGGCTAGCGGCAAGAACGTGGTTCTCGTCGGTTTCGACTTCTTGCATGCCTCCGGCAAGAATTCCGATCAGCAGTGGTATCAGGGCTACACGCATGCCTCCTTGGAAATGGCAAAGACCGTATGGAAGAAGGGCGGCATTCCGCAATTCAACTGGCATTGGAAAGACCCGATGCACAGCGTAGAAGCCTTCTACACTTTCTCTAGCGGAAACGACCCTTACACTGAATTCAGCATCGGCCTTGCCTACGACACCACCACCGGCAAGTGGAAAACCGACAGCGACGAATACAAGGCCATTATGCGCGACATGGAAATGATCGCCGATTCGCTGCTCACGCTCCAGAAAGAAGGCGTTGCCGTGCTGTGGCGTCCGCTTCACGAAGCAAGCGGCAAATGGTTCTGGTGGGGCACCGACGGCGCAAAAGCCTGCGTAGCCCTGTACAAGCTCATGTTCGACACTTTTGTGAACAAGAAGGGGCTCCATAACCTGATTTGGGTCTGGACAACCGACGAAGCGCCCGATGCACTGGATTGGTATCCCGGCGACGAATACGTAGACGTGGTTGGTCGCGACTACTATTACTACCCGCGCGAATCGAATCACGCATCGCTCATCAGCTCTTTCGAAAAAGTCAAAGACATGTACGGCGCCAAGAAAATCGTCACACTGTCTGAAAACGGCTCCGTGCCCTACCCCGACGAAATGAAGGCCGATGGAGCAAACTGGAGTTGGTTCATGCCGTGGTACGGCGACTACGCCATGGAAGGCTGGGCAAACGATAACAATGCCGAAAGCTGGAAGACCGTCATGAACAACGAATACACCTTGACACTCGAAGACATGCCCGGCTGGGACAAGTACGAAATGCAGACGACCATCATCGCCACCTCCAAGAAAGCGGCTCCAGCAATCCAGCTTGTCGGTCGCGATTTGCAGGTGAACCTGAACGCCGGCATGGCCCAGGTTTCGATTTACGACCTGCAAGGAATCCGCGTGCTCGCGAAAAAGATGAGCCAAAACGGCACGATTGCGCTTTCTCGCCTCGCCCGCGGACCTTACCTAGTGAAAGTCCTGGCGAACGGTTTGACACAAAACCACAAAATCACGCTAAAATAA
- a CDS encoding glycosyl hydrolase: MGCKLLAALSAFSMVSAFAAPTMYEAEDLPGASVAEGAEFSGGKYAKTADPSGITFTVKVEETAVYDITTKVLIKQYDWTTSKIAVNGVDVGSMLTTPRNCDSSYVVSASAKMKAGENKITVGNQALGVDYITVERHPDPTFNIGTAPVTPNASESAKKLYSFLRENFGKKTVSGMMISDQNFNYDYGNMRLIPPGGCTPADSCKFSDEEVSWKGQTDIAEFYKRSGHYPAIGGFDMLFAAGGHHEEGWFKGYTENNLLMTEDLWNMGGIPTYTWHWKVGEDTVFYTQGTPAGFNNPGCTEGVMGTSNTNTCFNYTKAFKGEQCQELDETSQEYKDIVADVDIVSGYFKQLEEKGIAVVWRPLHEASGGWFWWGTASAECYVQLYRLVFNRMVKTNKLTNLIWVWNINTDPKFGYDYSALNAAWYPGDEYVDIVAVDIYDPLNDHNSAANYYNKIVSDVGTSKMIALSENGAIPDIDSIAEDKAYWSYWMTWSQTWSGNFLEKTPADMWKRNLDDERIIALDDMPGWDKYIAEVTTRAFNRIPNKLNITLQDNNLNITIPQAGHTSIALFDMLGHKVASLAKGNLPAGTLQFSLDGIASGNYIIRAKNGTASYAQRIRVK; this comes from the coding sequence ATGGGATGTAAATTACTCGCGGCGCTGTCCGCATTCTCTATGGTGTCTGCTTTTGCAGCCCCCACCATGTACGAAGCCGAAGATTTGCCGGGCGCAAGCGTTGCCGAAGGCGCCGAATTTTCGGGCGGAAAGTACGCAAAGACCGCAGACCCTAGCGGCATCACGTTCACCGTCAAGGTCGAAGAAACCGCCGTCTACGATATTACCACCAAGGTCCTGATTAAGCAATACGACTGGACCACCTCTAAAATCGCGGTCAACGGTGTGGATGTAGGCTCCATGCTTACCACCCCGCGCAATTGCGATTCGAGCTACGTGGTTTCGGCATCGGCCAAAATGAAGGCCGGCGAAAACAAGATTACCGTGGGTAACCAGGCTCTCGGCGTGGACTACATTACCGTCGAACGCCACCCCGACCCGACATTCAACATCGGAACTGCACCAGTCACGCCGAATGCAAGCGAAAGCGCCAAGAAACTCTACTCCTTCCTGCGCGAAAACTTCGGCAAAAAGACAGTTAGCGGCATGATGATTAGCGACCAGAATTTCAACTACGATTACGGCAACATGCGGCTCATTCCGCCTGGTGGCTGCACGCCCGCGGACTCTTGCAAGTTCAGCGACGAAGAAGTCTCGTGGAAGGGCCAGACCGACATTGCCGAATTCTACAAGCGTAGCGGCCACTACCCCGCTATTGGCGGCTTCGACATGCTCTTTGCCGCCGGCGGCCACCATGAAGAAGGCTGGTTCAAGGGCTACACCGAAAACAACCTGCTCATGACCGAAGACTTGTGGAACATGGGCGGCATTCCGACTTATACTTGGCACTGGAAGGTCGGCGAAGACACCGTATTCTACACGCAGGGCACTCCCGCAGGCTTTAACAACCCCGGCTGCACCGAAGGCGTCATGGGCACTTCGAACACAAATACCTGCTTTAACTACACCAAGGCTTTCAAGGGCGAACAATGCCAGGAACTTGACGAAACCTCGCAAGAATACAAGGACATCGTCGCCGACGTAGACATTGTTTCGGGCTACTTCAAACAGCTCGAAGAAAAGGGAATCGCCGTCGTATGGCGTCCCTTGCACGAAGCGAGCGGAGGCTGGTTCTGGTGGGGTACCGCTAGCGCCGAATGCTATGTACAGCTGTACCGCCTGGTATTCAATCGCATGGTCAAGACCAACAAGCTCACCAACCTGATTTGGGTCTGGAACATCAATACCGACCCGAAATTCGGTTACGACTACAGCGCCCTGAATGCAGCATGGTACCCTGGCGATGAATACGTGGACATCGTGGCAGTCGACATTTACGACCCGCTGAATGACCACAATTCTGCAGCCAATTACTACAACAAGATTGTGAGCGACGTGGGCACAAGCAAGATGATTGCCTTGAGCGAAAACGGTGCCATTCCGGACATCGACAGCATTGCCGAAGACAAGGCCTATTGGAGCTACTGGATGACTTGGAGCCAGACCTGGAGCGGAAACTTCTTGGAAAAGACTCCTGCCGACATGTGGAAGCGCAATCTAGATGACGAACGCATTATCGCTCTCGACGACATGCCCGGCTGGGACAAATACATCGCCGAAGTTACCACAAGAGCTTTCAACCGAATTCCAAACAAATTAAACATCACGCTGCAAGACAACAACCTGAACATCACCATTCCGCAGGCAGGCCACACAAGCATCGCACTCTTTGACATGCTCGGACACAAAGTAGCAAGCCTCGCCAAGGGCAACCTGCCCGCAGGCACCCTGCAATTCAGCCTCGACGGCATCGCCAGCGGCAACTACATCATACGCGCCAAGAACGGCACCGCAAGCTACGCACAGAGAATTAGGGTGAAGTAG
- a CDS encoding DUF3536 domain-containing protein: MEKKHPLYFTIHGHFYQPPRENPWTGVIENQPSARPFHDWNDRIASECYSPNSASRILRPNGRIVDIVNNYDFMSFNIGPTLMGWIRTNAPDTYKRIQEADKRSMKRLNGHGNAIAQVYNHIIMPLASAEDKKTQIRWGIEDFKFHFGRMPEAMWLAETAINLETVVELIKAGIKYTILSPTQADKFRKLGDNDWIDCSNTNIDTTRPYRIYPRNKDGVIVCDGYLDVFFYNPTLSSAVGFEHLLRDASTFGNRIKGAWDEKRNDPQLVSIGTDGESYGHHEPFGDMCAAWLFNHYAPKNNMEPVNYGWYLEKFPPQHEVLLKNFYSEGCAWSCAHGVGRWYRDCGCSTGGGPGWNQKWRGPLRDAFNHLKKLADDIFYREFEKISNVNPWDARNNFVEVLVAPEDESRIKDFLAKTVKNPNDPDMCAKAIRLLEIQKFCLFSFTSCGWFFNDIEGLEPVQNMRYALRAMELLEPFLPYGHHIKNEFISILARATSNEHKWNGAEVFTNYAEEKVPSIVKEMAEQAAMFHLHLEDDNEQNKKIVATKIASRKRQTLVRTEYYDKYINERRISTVLAITDTLGRINLVVADGENEQNGLKIVKDPNMSTQELQATYPTAYVVRMRNLMSDSIKRINQISTKKYLNEITESFSSFALSHGLSIDSLADPDHTLPDTMRKILSLEINSKIHHLALAYMENDDQKVFDEIKDLIEEAKALHTHFSFGGTGRMFHAKLVKLIDSVFEKFDPAAVKHITGLITVADWLGLGIDKTSLENKVFPAYQEYVKYPTSKIAGLKPMFSWLNFEV, translated from the coding sequence ATGGAAAAGAAGCACCCCCTTTATTTTACGATCCACGGTCACTTTTACCAGCCTCCTCGTGAAAACCCTTGGACAGGCGTTATCGAGAATCAGCCGAGCGCACGCCCCTTCCACGACTGGAACGACCGCATTGCAAGTGAATGTTATAGTCCGAATTCCGCCAGCCGTATTTTGAGACCGAACGGACGTATTGTCGATATTGTCAACAACTACGATTTTATGAGCTTTAACATTGGTCCGACTCTCATGGGTTGGATCCGCACGAATGCACCTGACACCTATAAGCGCATTCAAGAAGCCGACAAGCGTAGCATGAAACGTCTGAATGGTCACGGCAACGCAATTGCGCAGGTGTACAACCACATCATTATGCCGCTCGCATCTGCCGAAGACAAAAAGACGCAGATCCGCTGGGGTATTGAAGATTTCAAGTTCCACTTTGGCCGTATGCCCGAAGCCATGTGGCTCGCCGAAACCGCCATCAATCTCGAAACGGTAGTGGAACTCATCAAAGCCGGTATCAAGTACACGATTCTTTCACCCACACAGGCCGACAAATTCCGCAAGTTGGGCGATAATGATTGGATCGATTGCAGCAATACTAATATCGATACGACCCGCCCCTACCGCATTTACCCGCGCAACAAAGACGGCGTAATCGTTTGCGACGGCTACCTAGATGTATTCTTCTACAACCCGACGCTTTCGTCGGCAGTGGGCTTTGAGCACTTGCTCCGCGATGCAAGCACCTTCGGCAACCGCATTAAAGGCGCTTGGGATGAAAAGCGCAACGACCCGCAGCTGGTAAGCATTGGTACCGATGGTGAAAGCTACGGCCACCACGAACCGTTTGGCGACATGTGCGCAGCTTGGCTTTTCAACCACTACGCACCGAAAAACAACATGGAACCGGTAAACTACGGCTGGTACTTGGAAAAGTTCCCGCCACAGCATGAAGTATTACTCAAGAACTTCTACAGCGAAGGTTGCGCCTGGAGTTGCGCTCACGGAGTTGGCCGCTGGTACCGCGATTGCGGATGTTCGACAGGCGGTGGCCCGGGCTGGAACCAGAAATGGCGCGGTCCGTTACGCGACGCATTCAACCACTTGAAAAAACTCGCCGACGACATTTTCTACCGCGAATTCGAAAAGATTTCGAATGTGAACCCGTGGGATGCCCGCAATAACTTTGTAGAAGTTCTAGTCGCACCCGAAGACGAATCCCGCATCAAGGATTTCCTTGCCAAGACCGTCAAGAACCCAAACGACCCGGATATGTGCGCGAAGGCTATTCGCCTGCTTGAAATCCAGAAGTTCTGCCTGTTCAGCTTTACAAGCTGCGGCTGGTTCTTTAACGACATCGAAGGTTTGGAACCGGTGCAGAACATGCGTTACGCCCTGCGTGCCATGGAGCTCTTGGAACCGTTCCTGCCGTATGGTCACCATATCAAGAACGAATTCATCAGCATTCTTGCCCGCGCCACAAGTAACGAACATAAGTGGAATGGAGCCGAGGTGTTTACAAACTACGCCGAAGAAAAGGTTCCGTCCATCGTAAAGGAAATGGCCGAACAGGCTGCCATGTTCCACTTACATCTGGAAGACGACAACGAACAGAACAAGAAAATTGTCGCAACCAAGATTGCATCGCGCAAGCGCCAGACGCTTGTACGTACCGAGTATTACGACAAGTATATCAACGAACGCCGTATTTCGACCGTACTCGCCATTACCGACACACTCGGCCGCATTAACTTGGTCGTTGCCGACGGTGAAAACGAACAGAATGGCCTCAAAATTGTCAAAGACCCGAACATGAGCACGCAGGAGCTGCAGGCCACCTACCCCACCGCCTACGTGGTGCGTATGCGCAACCTCATGAGCGACTCGATCAAGCGCATCAACCAGATTTCGACCAAGAAGTACTTGAACGAAATTACGGAATCGTTCTCGAGTTTCGCGCTTTCGCACGGTCTTTCAATCGACAGTCTGGCCGACCCCGACCATACCCTGCCGGACACCATGCGCAAAATCCTTTCGCTCGAAATCAACTCCAAGATTCACCATCTGGCACTCGCCTACATGGAAAACGACGACCAGAAGGTCTTTGACGAAATTAAGGATCTGATCGAAGAAGCAAAGGCATTGCACACCCACTTCTCGTTCGGCGGTACGGGCCGCATGTTCCATGCCAAGCTCGTGAAACTGATTGATTCCGTATTCGAGAAATTCGATCCAGCTGCCGTCAAGCACATTACAGGCCTCATTACAGTGGCCGACTGGCTTGGCCTCGGCATCGACAAGACTAGCCTCGAAAACAAGGTATTCCCTGCATACCAGGAATATGTGAAGTACCCGACCAGCAAGATTGCGGGCCTCAAGCCCATGTTCAGCTGGCTGAACTTTGAGGTATAA
- the hpt gene encoding hypoxanthine phosphoribosyltransferase: MYRMSEKPLISANEIRERVTTLAREIVAVYDYDILISALTGAYMFTADLTRELAKAEGAKAPQKKIAFIKASSYGDSTESSGKLQVRGLEKIDIKGKKILMVDDIADTGTTLLGLCEMLRDAGSQEVRTCVLLNKQERREVDITADFVGFEIANEFVVGYGLDYANDYRFLPDIWTLQETN, encoded by the coding sequence ATGTACAGGATGTCAGAAAAACCGCTGATTAGCGCCAACGAGATTCGCGAACGAGTAACTACACTTGCCCGCGAAATCGTCGCCGTCTACGATTACGACATCCTGATTTCGGCACTCACCGGTGCCTACATGTTTACCGCCGACTTGACTCGAGAACTCGCCAAGGCAGAAGGCGCCAAAGCGCCCCAGAAAAAGATAGCCTTCATCAAGGCTTCTAGCTACGGCGATTCCACGGAATCTAGCGGCAAGCTCCAGGTGCGCGGACTTGAAAAAATCGACATCAAGGGCAAGAAAATCCTGATGGTCGATGACATCGCCGACACGGGAACCACCCTGCTCGGGCTCTGCGAAATGCTCCGGGATGCCGGTTCCCAAGAGGTTCGCACCTGTGTTTTACTGAACAAACAGGAGCGTCGCGAAGTAGACATCACGGCAGATTTTGTAGGTTTTGAAATAGCAAACGAATTCGTGGTAGGTTACGGGCTCGATTACGCAAACGATTACCGATTCCTACCGGACATCTGGACACTACAGGAGACCAACTAA
- the cysE gene encoding serine O-acetyltransferase translates to MNIEEIEQAIRKEAEKLVHDEPLSVLMLTEQVLNCKDFAAMLSVTLSCQLAGEVMDRAELEKMFDILYLRYPELLICACKDLHATVLRDPACTSYLEPLLFFKGFQGLQAYRAAHALWLEGRSFPAKMIQSIVSRKFGMDFHPAAKIGHGLLIDHATNIVIGETAVVGNNVSFLHGVTLGGTGKETGDRHPKIGNGVMLGAHAQLLGNIHIGDGAKIGAGAVVVTDVPPHTTYAGVPAVEVGHPDDEMPSFNMQQDFTRDCE, encoded by the coding sequence ATGAACATCGAAGAAATAGAACAAGCGATCCGAAAAGAAGCCGAGAAGTTGGTTCACGATGAACCGCTTTCGGTACTAATGCTCACCGAGCAGGTCCTGAACTGTAAGGACTTTGCCGCGATGCTTTCGGTTACGCTGTCATGTCAGCTCGCAGGCGAAGTCATGGACCGCGCCGAGCTCGAAAAGATGTTCGACATTCTTTATTTGAGATACCCCGAACTTTTAATTTGCGCCTGCAAGGACTTGCATGCAACCGTCCTTCGCGACCCCGCTTGCACCAGCTACTTGGAACCGCTCCTGTTCTTCAAGGGATTCCAGGGATTGCAGGCCTATCGCGCCGCGCACGCCTTGTGGCTTGAAGGCCGTTCTTTCCCGGCCAAGATGATCCAGAGCATTGTGAGCCGCAAGTTCGGCATGGACTTTCACCCGGCAGCCAAAATCGGTCACGGTCTCTTGATTGACCACGCCACCAACATTGTGATTGGCGAAACCGCCGTGGTCGGCAACAACGTGAGTTTCTTGCACGGCGTGACCCTCGGCGGTACCGGTAAGGAAACCGGCGACCGTCACCCGAAAATCGGTAATGGTGTGATGCTCGGCGCGCATGCTCAGTTGCTCGGCAACATTCACATTGGCGATGGCGCCAAGATTGGTGCTGGCGCTGTAGTGGTGACAGACGTTCCGCCGCATACGACTTATGCAGGCGTCCCCGCCGTCGAAGTCGGCCACCCGGACGATGAAATGCCCAGCTTCAACATGCAGCAAGACTTCACGCGCGACTGTGAATAA
- the nth gene encoding endonuclease III — protein MKKADKIKFISETLDELLPDPPIPLDYSDPYTLLVAVVLSAQCTDLRVNQVTKELYKKAKTPKAMVKLGVEKITEIIKPCGLSTTKGKNIFNLSKILVEKYNSVVPQTFEELEALPGVGHKTASVMMIHAFKIPAFPVDTHIHRLAKRWGLSDGSSVEQTEKDLKKIFPENEWEKRHLQIILFGRTYCKALGHKPENCPICSKI, from the coding sequence GTGAAAAAAGCTGATAAGATAAAATTCATCAGCGAGACGCTCGACGAGTTACTTCCCGACCCGCCGATTCCACTGGATTACTCTGACCCTTACACGCTCCTGGTCGCGGTCGTGTTGAGCGCGCAATGCACCGACCTCCGCGTAAACCAGGTGACCAAGGAGCTTTACAAGAAGGCGAAAACCCCCAAGGCCATGGTGAAACTCGGCGTCGAGAAAATCACCGAAATCATCAAGCCCTGCGGCCTTTCGACTACCAAGGGCAAGAACATTTTCAATCTGTCCAAGATTCTTGTCGAAAAATATAACAGCGTAGTTCCGCAGACCTTCGAAGAACTGGAAGCACTCCCCGGCGTAGGTCACAAAACCGCCAGCGTCATGATGATTCATGCGTTCAAGATTCCCGCCTTCCCGGTGGACACGCACATTCACCGTCTCGCCAAGCGTTGGGGACTTTCCGACGGATCCTCTGTCGAGCAAACCGAAAAAGACCTCAAGAAAATCTTCCCCGAAAACGAATGGGAAAAACGCCACCTGCAAATCATTCTATTCGGACGCACCTACTGCAAGGCTCTCGGCCACAAGCCCGAAAACTGCCCTATCTGCAGCAAAATCTAG
- a CDS encoding glycoside hydrolase family 30 beta sandwich domain-containing protein has product MMKKLSTAALAAATIASAASITVDPTATKQEIVGFGGGSVYYQSWITALADKNKEALFDTAFTGLNLSLLRVGNWLQADTAKVSQDDIAIVQAAKKRLGDHVKIEMSSWSAPGSLKPSGSVNGSAGSSKSDNSLKKVSGDAYGSYAYTDFANWWKKSIETYKAAGITPDYISIQNEPDMNADYEETLFEPTETSEIAGYKEALNAVYDAVKGTTKILGPEPLGIGYSNFEKYAKELDDSKLDGYAYHLYHAGDGNDNSGNNYLAPENFRKSMKAIGSTYGGKGKPIIMTEFCNMLDKTREEDMVGLAHIMQVGFTDGQLGGYIAWELFWGNGTGQLIGVCTQGWGSCKKDEIVIGPEYHAMRHYSKFVNPGWKAISASTAENDLKTVAFASASGDSVSVVVINTGKTAIQLDAPAISGMNVATAVQSKENGFKSKNITIASCYMLPARSVTTLVLTKTAAASTVAACQDETTDPNYTEPVITPSADVVILDYSKTSDVSTWQAMSDDLGAVTYEAGELDGITGYVSVPLAGCEQSECGYKSQLVNISEEGAAALASCSELVITMRSQGTSNAYVNVGAANGGSWVDYQYGRTAAANSWSETTVDLEKEGDNGSTALHFNSDATGIYIAKIVATGCTSTGITKAPKFAVNDRFAPAKVFDLNGNLVWSGIKGQALNADGTLRLDLRQGMYLVKTKNSTVKAVKK; this is encoded by the coding sequence ATGATGAAAAAACTTTCTACTGCAGCACTCGCTGCAGCCACAATCGCTTCTGCAGCAAGTATTACCGTCGACCCGACCGCAACAAAGCAAGAAATCGTCGGTTTCGGTGGCGGCTCTGTTTATTACCAGAGTTGGATTACAGCACTTGCCGACAAAAATAAGGAAGCTCTTTTTGACACCGCCTTCACAGGTTTGAACCTTTCTCTTTTGCGCGTGGGCAACTGGCTTCAGGCAGACACCGCCAAGGTAAGCCAAGATGACATAGCCATCGTGCAGGCCGCAAAGAAGCGTCTCGGCGACCACGTCAAAATTGAAATGTCTAGCTGGTCCGCTCCGGGCAGCCTCAAACCGAGCGGCAGCGTGAATGGTAGCGCAGGCTCTAGCAAGTCTGACAACTCGCTGAAAAAGGTCAGCGGCGATGCCTACGGTTCTTACGCATACACAGACTTCGCCAATTGGTGGAAAAAGAGTATCGAAACTTACAAAGCAGCCGGCATTACGCCCGACTACATCAGCATTCAGAACGAGCCGGACATGAACGCTGACTACGAAGAAACCCTCTTCGAGCCCACTGAAACAAGCGAAATAGCTGGCTACAAAGAAGCCTTGAACGCTGTTTATGACGCCGTGAAGGGCACCACCAAGATTCTCGGACCGGAACCGCTCGGCATCGGTTACAGCAACTTTGAAAAGTATGCTAAGGAACTGGACGACAGCAAGCTAGACGGCTACGCCTACCACCTGTATCACGCAGGCGATGGCAACGACAACTCCGGCAACAACTACCTCGCTCCCGAAAACTTCCGCAAGTCCATGAAGGCAATCGGTTCTACTTACGGCGGCAAGGGCAAGCCGATTATCATGACCGAATTCTGCAACATGCTCGACAAGACCCGCGAAGAAGACATGGTGGGCCTCGCCCACATTATGCAGGTCGGCTTTACCGATGGCCAGCTCGGCGGCTACATCGCTTGGGAACTCTTCTGGGGTAACGGCACCGGTCAGCTCATCGGCGTTTGCACCCAAGGCTGGGGCAGCTGTAAGAAAGACGAAATCGTGATTGGTCCTGAATACCACGCCATGCGTCACTATTCCAAGTTCGTGAATCCGGGCTGGAAGGCTATCTCTGCCTCCACCGCCGAAAACGACCTCAAGACGGTCGCTTTCGCAAGTGCCTCCGGCGACTCCGTTTCCGTGGTTGTCATCAACACCGGCAAGACCGCCATTCAGCTTGACGCTCCGGCAATCAGCGGCATGAATGTCGCAACCGCCGTGCAGTCCAAGGAAAACGGCTTCAAGAGCAAGAACATCACCATTGCAAGCTGCTACATGCTCCCCGCACGCTCGGTAACGACGCTCGTTCTCACCAAGACCGCAGCCGCCTCGACCGTCGCCGCATGCCAAGACGAAACCACCGATCCGAACTACACTGAACCGGTCATTACCCCGTCTGCAGATGTCGTGATCCTCGACTACTCCAAGACCTCCGACGTTTCCACCTGGCAGGCCATGAGCGACGACCTCGGCGCAGTCACCTACGAAGCCGGCGAACTCGACGGCATTACAGGTTATGTCAGCGTACCGCTCGCCGGTTGCGAACAGTCTGAATGCGGCTACAAGAGCCAGCTCGTGAACATCAGCGAAGAAGGCGCCGCCGCACTGGCAAGCTGCTCCGAACTGGTGATTACCATGCGCAGCCAGGGCACTTCCAATGCCTACGTGAACGTGGGTGCCGCAAACGGTGGCAGCTGGGTTGACTACCAGTATGGCCGTACCGCTGCCGCAAACAGCTGGAGCGAAACCACAGTGGATCTTGAAAAAGAAGGCGACAACGGCTCTACCGCACTGCACTTTAACAGCGACGCCACCGGAATCTACATCGCAAAGATTGTGGCTACGGGCTGCACCTCGACCGGTATCACGAAGGCTCCGAAGTTCGCCGTCAACGACCGCTTCGCCCCGGCGAAAGTCTTCGACCTGAACGGCAACCTCGTGTGGAGCGGCATCAAGGGCCAGGCTCTGAATGCCGACGGGACGCTGCGCCTCGACCTCCGCCAGGGCATGTACCTGGTGAAGACGAAGAACTCCACGGTGAAAGCGGTGAAGAAGTAA
- the murI gene encoding glutamate racemase codes for MIGVFDSGFGGLTILRNLQKALPQYDYLYLGDNARAPYGSRTFETIFRYTLQAVRELFSRGCPLVILACNTASAKALRSIQQDVLPYEFPDKRVLGIVRPTAEEIGKFSKSGHIGIFGTAGTVSSGSYLIEINHFYPELKVTQHACPMWVPLVEYGERESEGARFFVKKDVDALLAQDPDIDTVLLACTHYPLLEGAIRAALPPHVKLVFQGDIVSEKTVDYLKRHPEMDARLTKNGKTRFLTTDTAKFFEKGASLFGMTGFSAESVTF; via the coding sequence GTGATAGGAGTGTTCGATTCGGGCTTTGGTGGCCTGACCATTCTCAGAAACCTGCAGAAGGCGCTCCCGCAGTACGATTACCTTTATTTGGGCGATAACGCTCGTGCTCCTTATGGTTCGCGCACGTTCGAAACGATTTTCCGCTATACATTGCAGGCGGTTCGTGAACTTTTTAGTCGCGGCTGCCCTTTGGTGATTCTCGCTTGCAATACGGCGTCGGCCAAGGCGCTCCGTAGCATTCAGCAGGACGTACTCCCGTATGAATTCCCGGACAAGCGTGTGCTTGGCATTGTGCGACCCACTGCCGAGGAAATTGGCAAGTTCAGCAAGTCGGGCCATATTGGCATTTTCGGGACGGCGGGAACGGTATCTTCGGGCAGTTACCTGATTGAAATCAACCATTTTTACCCCGAGCTCAAGGTGACACAACATGCTTGCCCCATGTGGGTGCCTCTGGTCGAATATGGCGAAAGGGAATCCGAAGGAGCCCGATTCTTTGTCAAGAAGGATGTGGACGCCCTGCTCGCCCAAGACCCGGATATCGACACAGTCTTGCTCGCCTGCACTCATTACCCGCTCCTGGAGGGGGCAATCCGAGCTGCCCTGCCGCCTCATGTGAAGCTCGTGTTCCAGGGGGATATCGTGTCCGAAAAGACCGTGGACTACCTGAAACGCCATCCGGAGATGGATGCCCGCCTTACAAAAAATGGAAAAACTAGGTTTTTGACCACCGATACCGCGAAATTCTTCGAAAAAGGGGCATCGCTCTTTGGAATGACCGGTTTTTCGGCAGAGTCAGTTACCTTTTAG